The DNA sequence GCCGAGGGCGGGCTGACCGTCTCCTCCACCAAGATCCGCGAGTTCCTGCTGGAGGGGAAGGTGGAGGCGGCGGCGCTGCTGCTGACCCGCCCCCACGACGTGGACGGCCGGGTGGTGCCGGGCGCCGGCCGCGGGCGGGGCCTGGGGTTCGCCACCGCCAACCTGCTCGGCGACGGCCTGCTCCCGCAGAACGGGGTCTACGCGGTGCGGGTCCGGCTGGGCCCGCCGGCCGGGCCGGGTGGGCCCGGCGCGCCCCTGGCCGACGGCCCGCTCCAGGGCGGCGTCTGCAACGTGGGGGTGAAGCCGACCGTGGAGGCCGCCGGACGGGTGACCGCCGAGGTGCACCTGCTCGACTTCCCCGGGCACGACCTCTACGGGGCCGCCATCCGGGTGGCCTTCCTGGCCCGCCTGCGGGACGAGCGGCGCTTCCCCTCGCTGGAGGCCCTCACGGCCCAGATCGCCGACGACGCCGGGCGGGCCCGCGCGCTGCTGCGCGCCGCGGCCCCCTGAGGCGATTTTCCCTGGAAATCCGGGGGTTCTGGCGCGGTCGGTTCCTTGACCCCCCCGCGAACCCCCTGCTACTGTCGGTGGCGCTGCCCACCTCTTCCAGGCACCACAGCGGGGATCTTGAGACATGTCGGGACGGCTCGGCGAACTGCTGGTCCGGGAGAACCTCATCTCCCTGCAGCAGCTGCAGAAGGCCCAGGAGGAGCAGCGCAAGACGGGTGGACGCATCGGCTCCCTGCTGGTGAAGCAGGGCTCGATCGCCGAGTCCGACCTGACCGGCTTCCTGAGCAAGCAGTACGGGGTCCCGGCCATCAGCCTCAAGGACTTCGACATCGACCCCGACGTCCTGAAGCTCATCCCCAGGGCCACCGCCGAGAAGCACCAGGTGGTGCCGGTCAACCGCGCCGGCTCGTCGCTCATCATCGCCATGAGCGACCCGTCCAACATCTTCGCCATCGACGACATCAAGTTCCTCACCTCCTACAACGTCGAGGTGGTGGTGGCCTCGGAGCAGGCCATCAAGGAGGCCATCGAGCGCTACTACGCCGAGAAGGGGCCGGATCTCGACGAGATCATGACCGGCTTCGACGACTCGGAGGTGGCCATCGTCGACGGCGGCGAGGAGGACATCAACGCCGTCGACCTGCAGAACAGCGCCGCCGAGGCGCCGGTCGTCAAGCTGGTGAACCTGATCCTGCTCGACGCCATCAAGAAGGGCGCCAGCGACATCCACGTGGAGCCCTACGAGAAGGACTTCCGGGTCCGCTTCCGCATCGACGGCAACCTCTACGAGGTGATGAAGCCGCCGATGAAGCTGAAGAACGCCATCATCTCGCGCCTCAAGATCATGGCCGAGCTGGACATCTCGGAGCGCCGGCTGCCGCAGGACGGCCGCATCAAGCTCAAGCTGGGCAAGGGCAAGGAGATGGACTTCCGCGTCTCGGTCTGCCCGACGCTGTTCGGCGAGAAGGTGGTGATGCGCCTCCTCGACAAGTCGAACCTCCAGCTCGACATGACCAAGCTGGGCTTCGAGGAGGCCCAGCTCAAGGAGTTCATGGAGGCCATCGACCGGCCCTACGGCATGGTGCTGGTGACCGGCCCGACCGGCTCCGGCAAGACCACCACGCTCTACTCGGCGCTCTCCAAGCTCAACGAGGTGTCCTGGAACATCTCCACCGCCGAGGACCCGGTCGAGTTCAACTTCTTCGGCATCAACCAGGTCCAGATGCACGAGGACATCGGCCTGAACTTCGCGGCCGCCCTGCGCAGCTTCCTGCGCCAGGACCCGGACATCATCATGGTCGGCGAGATCCGCGACTTCGAGACCGCCGAGATCGGCGTCAAGGCGGCGCTCACCGGCCACCTGGTGCTCTCCACGCTGCACACCAACGACGCCCCGGGCACGGTCTCGCGCCTCCTCAACATGGGCATCGAGCCCTTCCTGGTGACCGCCTCGCTGAACGCCATCGTGGCCCAGCGGCTCTGCCGCCGCCTCTGCCCGGAGTGCAAGCGGGCGGTGGCGGTGGAGGAGCAGGCGCTGCTCGACGCCGGCTTCGCCCCCGAGGAGCTCGGCACCTTCCAGGTCTTCGAGAAGGTCGGCTGCAAGAACTGCAACGACCGCGGCTTCAAGGGCCGCGTGGCCGTCTACGAGGTGATGCCCATCTGGGACGGCCTGAAGGAGCTCATCATCCAGGGCTGCTCCACCGCCGAGCTGAAGCAGGAGGCCATCCGCCTGGGCTTCCGGACCCTGCGCATGAGCGCCCTGTCCAAGGTGAAGCTGGGCGTCACCACGCTGGCCGAGGCGGTCGGCAACACCGCCCCCGACAAGTTCTGATCCCTGACTGAGGGCCCGGCCCCGCGCCCCGGCGCGGCGGCGGCCCACGGAGTGACGACGTGGCCAACCTGCACCAGCTCCTCAAGGCGATGGTCGAGAAGGGGGCGAGCGACCTGCACATCACCACCGGCTCGCCGCCGCAGCTGCGCATCGACGGCAAGCTGGTGCCGCTCAAGACCCAGCCGCTCTCGCCGGTGGACACCAAGCAGCTCTGCTACTCCATCCTGACCGACGCCCAGAAGCACAAGTTCGAGGAGGAGAACGAGCTGGACCTCTCCTTCGGCGTGAAGGGGCTGTCGCGCTTCCGCGCCAACGTCTTCATGCAGCGCGGCGCGGTGGCCGGGGCCTTCCGCACCATCCCCTTCAAGATCCTGACCTTCCAGGAGCTGGGCCTGCCGGCCATCGTCACCGAGCTGACCAAGAAGCCGCGCGGCCTGGTGCTGGTGACCGGCCCCACCGGCTCGGGCAAGTCCACCACGCTGGCCTCCATCATCGACAAGATCAACACCGACCGGCACGAGCACATCCTCACGGTCGAGGACCCCATCGAGTACCTGCACCCGCACAAGAACTGCCTGGTCAACCAGCGCGAGGTGGGGGCCGACACCCAGTCCTTCAAGAAGGCGCTCAAGTACATCCTGCGCCAGGACCCGGACGTGGTGCTGATCGGCGAGATGCGCGACCTGGAGACGGTCGAGGCGGCCCTGGTGATCTCCGAGACCGGCCACCTGGCCTTCGCCACCCTGCACACCAACAGCGCGGTGCAGACCATCAACCGCATCCTGGACGTCTTCCCGCCCTACCAGCAGCCGCAGGTGCGCGCCCAGCTCTCCTTCGTGCTGGAGGGGGTGCTGACCCAGAACCTGCTGCCGCGCGCCGGCGCCCCCGGGCGCGTCCTGGTGGTGGAGGTGATGGTGCCCAACCCCGCCATCCGCAACCTCATCCGCGAGGACAAGGTGCACCAGGTCTACTCGCAGATGCAGGTGGGCCAGAACAAGTTCGGCATGCAGACCTTCAACCAGAGCCTGGTGCAGGCGCTGGCCCGGCGCACCATCACCCTGGAGGAGGCGCTGGGCCGCTCCTCCGACCAGGACGAGCTCAAGAACCTCATCTCCACCGGCGTGGGGGCGGTGCGGCCGGCCGGGCCGCCGGCGCGCTGAGCGCCGCGGATTCGACCACCGCCCCACCGCACGCTAGCATCGACCTTCGGACCCTCACGAGGCGCACATGGCCCAGGCCGCAGCCGCAACCCAGAAGACCAAGCCCGCCCAGGTGGTGGTGAAGAAGACCCCGGTCTGGAAGTGGTCGGGCAAGACCAAGCAGGGCGAGGTCAAGTCCGGCGAGATCGAGGCCCAGGACGCCGCGGCGGTGGAGCAGCGGCTGCGCCAGATGGGCATCGAGCCGGTCAAGGTCAAGAAGAAGCCCAAGGAGCTCCACCTCAAGATCCCCGGCATGGGCGGGGTCGGCACCAAGGACATCCTCATCTTCACCCGGCAGTTCTCGGTGATGATCGACGCCGGCCTGCCGCTGGTGCAGGCCCTCGACATCATCGGCACCCAGAACGACAACCCGGCCTTCCGCTCCGTCCTCCTGGCCATCAA is a window from the Anaeromyxobacter sp. genome containing:
- a CDS encoding PilT/PilU family type 4a pilus ATPase is translated as MANLHQLLKAMVEKGASDLHITTGSPPQLRIDGKLVPLKTQPLSPVDTKQLCYSILTDAQKHKFEEENELDLSFGVKGLSRFRANVFMQRGAVAGAFRTIPFKILTFQELGLPAIVTELTKKPRGLVLVTGPTGSGKSTTLASIIDKINTDRHEHILTVEDPIEYLHPHKNCLVNQREVGADTQSFKKALKYILRQDPDVVLIGEMRDLETVEAALVISETGHLAFATLHTNSAVQTINRILDVFPPYQQPQVRAQLSFVLEGVLTQNLLPRAGAPGRVLVVEVMVPNPAIRNLIREDKVHQVYSQMQVGQNKFGMQTFNQSLVQALARRTITLEEALGRSSDQDELKNLISTGVGAVRPAGPPAR
- the ribF gene encoding riboflavin biosynthesis protein RibF; translation: MQVFTSLAEAAASGLLAGGAVAIGNFDGVHLGHQALVARALELARARGARAGVLTFEPHPVRALRPQLAPPLLTPLPRKLELLAQAGLDAVVVQPFDLGYAATSAEGFVSRDLAGALRVADVVVGWDFTAGHERARVAALRPLLLAHGLTLGVVEPVAEGGLTVSSTKIREFLLEGKVEAAALLLTRPHDVDGRVVPGAGRGRGLGFATANLLGDGLLPQNGVYAVRVRLGPPAGPGGPGAPLADGPLQGGVCNVGVKPTVEAAGRVTAEVHLLDFPGHDLYGAAIRVAFLARLRDERRFPSLEALTAQIADDAGRARALLRAAAP
- the pilB gene encoding type IV-A pilus assembly ATPase PilB codes for the protein MSGRLGELLVRENLISLQQLQKAQEEQRKTGGRIGSLLVKQGSIAESDLTGFLSKQYGVPAISLKDFDIDPDVLKLIPRATAEKHQVVPVNRAGSSLIIAMSDPSNIFAIDDIKFLTSYNVEVVVASEQAIKEAIERYYAEKGPDLDEIMTGFDDSEVAIVDGGEEDINAVDLQNSAAEAPVVKLVNLILLDAIKKGASDIHVEPYEKDFRVRFRIDGNLYEVMKPPMKLKNAIISRLKIMAELDISERRLPQDGRIKLKLGKGKEMDFRVSVCPTLFGEKVVMRLLDKSNLQLDMTKLGFEEAQLKEFMEAIDRPYGMVLVTGPTGSGKTTTLYSALSKLNEVSWNISTAEDPVEFNFFGINQVQMHEDIGLNFAAALRSFLRQDPDIIMVGEIRDFETAEIGVKAALTGHLVLSTLHTNDAPGTVSRLLNMGIEPFLVTASLNAIVAQRLCRRLCPECKRAVAVEEQALLDAGFAPEELGTFQVFEKVGCKNCNDRGFKGRVAVYEVMPIWDGLKELIIQGCSTAELKQEAIRLGFRTLRMSALSKVKLGVTTLAEAVGNTAPDKF